A part of Bubalus bubalis isolate 160015118507 breed Murrah chromosome 6, NDDB_SH_1, whole genome shotgun sequence genomic DNA contains:
- the MCL1 gene encoding induced myeloid leukemia cell differentiation protein Mcl-1 yields the protein MFGLKRNAVIGLNLYCGGAGLGQGSGASSPGGRLLAAGKEATARREVGGGEAGTVIGGSAGPSPPATLAPDARRVARPSPIGAEGPDVTATPTRLLFFAPTRLASPPEEMESPISDAIMSPEEELDGCEPDPLGKRPAVRPLPLLVGEASNNSPGSDGSLPSTPPPAEEEDDELYRQSLEIISQYLREQATGAKDAKPLGGSGATSRKALETLRRVGDGVQRNHETAFQGMLRKLDIKNEDDVKSLSRVMVHVFSDGVTNWGRIVTLISFGAFVAKHLKSINQESCIEPLAESITDVLVRSKRDWIVKQRGWDGFVEFFHVEDLESGIRNVLLAFAGVAGVGAGLAYLIR from the exons ATGTTCGGCCTCAAGAGAAACGCAGTAATCGGACTAAACCTCTACTGTGGGGGAGCCGGATTAGGACAGGGCAGCGGCGCCTCCTCTCCGGGGGGGCGGCTCTTGGCTGCGGGGAAGGAGGCCACGGCGCGGCGAGAGGTAGGGGGAGGGGAAGCCGGCACGGTGATTGGCGGAAGCGCCGGCCCGAGCCCCCCGGCCACTCTTGCGCCCGACGCCCGGAGGGTCGCGCGGCCCTCGCCCATTGGCGCCGAGGGCCCCGACGTCACCGCGACCCCCACCAGACTGCTGTTCTTCGCGCCCACACGCCTCGCGTCGCCGCCTGAAGAGATGGAATCCCCGATCTCCGACGCCATCATGTCGCCCGAAGAGGAGCTGGACGGGTGCGAGCCAGACCCTCTCGGGAAGCGGCCTGCCGTCCGGCCTTTACCTTTGTTGGTCGGAGAAGCCAGTAACAACAGTCCAGGCTCGGACGGCTCGCTGCCCTCGACGCCGCCCCCAGCAGAGGAGGAGGACGACGAGTTATATCGGCAGTCCCTGGAGATTATCTCTCAGTACCTCCGGGAGCAGGCAACCGGCGCCAAGGACGCGAAGCCCCTGGGCGGGTCTGGGGCCACCAGCCGGAAGGCGTTGGAGACCCTGCGCCGAGTCGGGGATGGGGTGCAGCGCAACCACGAGACGGCTTTCCAAG GCATGCTTCGGAAACTGGACATCAAAAACGAAGACGATGTCAAATCTTTGTCTCGAGTGATGGTTCATGTTTTCAGTGACGGAGTAACAAACTGGGGCAGGATTGTGACTCTTATTTCTTTTGGTGCGTTTGTGGCCAAACACTTGAAGAGTATAAATCAAGAAAGCTGCATCGAACCACTAGCAGAAAGCATCACAGATGTTCTCGTAAGGTCAAAACGAGACTGGATAGTCAAACAAAGAGGCTGG GATGGGTTTGTGGAGTTCTTCCATGTAGAGGACCTAGAAAGCGGCATCAGAAATGTGCTGCTGGCTTTTGCAGGTGTTGCTGGAGTAGGAGCTGGTTTGGCATATCTAATAAGATAG